Within the Flavobacterium sp. 9R genome, the region TGTATCATTTGTAATCCTTTTGAAAGCACAAATATACCATAATTTGATATTCAAATATCAAAAAAATATAATAATATGATATTTGAATATCAAAAAAATATAATAATATGATATTTGAATATCAAAAAAAATATAATAATATGATATTTGAATGTCAAAAAAGACTTGTTTTAGCAAACTGATTACTAAAACCTGACCACTGCTTACTTGTTACTTCCCTGTAAAATTGGCTTTTCTTTTTTCTAAGAATGCGGTGGTTCCTTCTTTAAAATCTGCTGTTCCGAAGCATTTACCAAAGTTTTTGATTTCCGTTTCGAAACCATTTTTACCGTCTTTATAATTGGCGTTGATGGCTTTTATAGCTCGACCAATGGCAAAAGGAGAGTTTTTCATGATTTTTTGAGCGATTCCTTTGGTAAAATCCAACAATTCTGCTTGAGGTACTACATGATTTACCAATCCATAATTTTTGGCTGTCTCTGCGTCAATCATGCTGGCGGTCATAATCAATTCCATAGCACGACCTTTTCCAATGAGTTGTGGTAAACGTTGTGTTCCTCCATATCCTGGAATTACTCCTAAGGAAACTTCTGGAAGTCCCATTTTGGCATTGTCTGAAGCAACTCTGAAATGACAAGACATAGCCAATTCTAACCCACCACCCAAGGCAAAACCATTGATAGCAGCGATTACTGGTGTTTTTAAATTTTCGATTAAATCGAATAATTTTTCTTGTCCTTCGCTAGCCAGTTGAGCACCTTCGGCAATGGTAAAATGAGCAAATTCAGAAATATCGGCGCCAGCTACAAAAGCTTTTTCTCCACTTCCTGTAATGAGTATCACTTGAATTTCTTTGTTTTTTCCCAGTGTTTTTATGGCTTTGTGCAGGTCGTTTATAGTGTCAATATTCAAAGCATTTAACTTCGAAGGTCTATTGATGGTAAGGATTGCAATATTGTTTTCTAGTTCGATTAAAATATTTTCGTAATTCATAACGCTATTTTTTTATAATTGAATTATAGGCAAAGTCACTTTAAAAGTAGTCCCTTTTCCTAATTGTGTATCAAAGGTAATTGTTCCGTTGTAATTTTCTATGATGTTTTTGATAATTCCTAGACCGAGTCCCATACCGCTTGTTTTGGTAGTAAATTTGGGTTCGAATATTTTGGGCACTGTTTGCTCTGCGATGCCTACTCCGTTGTCTTGAACCAAAATGATGACTTGGTTGTGTTCTCTTTTTACGACCACTTTGATGGCTTTTTCTTCCTGATTTTCTGGAATGGCTTGTATGGCATTTTTAACCAAATTGGTAATCACACGGATGAGTTGTGAGCGGTCCATACTTGAAATAATGGAAGGGTACTGACTCTCAAAAACAATATAATCTTCATTGAAAATATCCAAAGCCAGTTCGACTACTTCCACCACATTTAGTGTTTCGTTTTGTTGGGCTGGCATAGAGGCAAAGTTCGAAAAAGCCGAAGCCACAGCACTCATAATATCAATTTGCTGAATTAAGGTTTCGGAATATTCATTGAGTTTTTGTTTGACATCTGGTGTAGTAGGGTCAAATTTTCTTTGGAAACTTTGTACCGTTAATCGCATAGGTGTCAACGGATTTTTGATTTCATGCGCTACTTGTTTTGCCATTTCTCGCCAAGCTTCTTCTCTTTCGCTTTGCGCCAGTTTAAGGGCACTTTTCTCTAATTTATCGACCATTTCGTTGTAAGAACGAATCAACAAATTAATTTCACGGCTATTGGCGTCCAAAACAATTTTTTCGTTTTTCTGCTCAATATTCGTTTCGCTCATTTTGTCGGCGATGGTTTTCAACGATTTGGTGATATAAGTAGCCAAGAAATACGCCAAGGCAAAAGCAACAATCAGCATAAAAGAATAGACTTGACCTAATCTAATGAGGAAACTATTCAGCTCTTTCTGATAAAAACTATCATCTTCAACATAAGGTAAATTTAATACGCCAAGCGGTTTGAATTTGTCGTCTTTGATTTGGCTGTACGACGAACGATTTTTGACTCCGTCGACAGTTTTGATGTCGACAAAACGTTTATCAATGGAGGAACGAACCAGTTTCAGAATGTATTTTGGAATAGGCGGCGCCATTTTATCGATAGAAAAGGACTCTTTCGATGATTTTAAAAGATGACCGTCTAGGCTATAAACATTGATTTCGATGTTGTGAATTTGGGATAATTCGTGAATTTTATCTTTAAAAATTAAATCTAAATTTTTAGGCGTCAACGGATAAGTGGTAGTTGACAGCACATAATTAATATGCTCTTTTATGGCAGTTTCCTTTCGCTCTAAACGTTCTTGATGATAATCTCGTGCTTCACTTTTGAACTGTAAAATAGAAATAGAGGCGAGCAAAACACTTGAAACTACAATAACAACAATCATCGATAGGAAAATCCTAGTACGCAAGGAAAGCATCGATATGTTGAAGTTGTTCAGCATAATTTTTTAGTATTCAGTGTTCAGACTGTTAGTATTCAGTTATTTTGCAAACGTATAATTCGGTTTTAAACTTACAAACAGGCAAAATTTTATTAGGCAAAGATTGAAAACTGATCACTAAAAACTGACCCCTGACCACTATTTTCTCTCTCTTATTCTCTTGTAAAAACGAAAGCCCAACATAATAATGATTGAAAATAAAAAAATACCAATCACTCCATACACCCAGTTGAAAGCATTTTTGAGCACTACTAAAAACACCACTGCAAATAAAATAAGTGTTGCTCCTTCATTCCAAATACGCATATAATTGGTGGTGTATTTTACTTCATTGCGTTGTAATTGATTGAATATTTGATGGCATTTAAAATGATACAAATACAATAAAAAAACAAATCCTAGTTTGACATGCATCCAAGGCATTTGCAACCAACTTTTGCCTAAATCAGTAAAAAGTAACAACCAAAAAGCAACAAAAAAAGTAATAATTGCTGATGGCCAAGTGATGATATACCACAAACGATAGGCCATAAGGTTGTATTGTTTTTGCAAAATCTCTTTCTCGGGAGAAGGTTTATCGGCGGCTTCAATTTGGTAGACGAACAAGCGAACGATATAAAATAATCCTGCAAACCATGTGACTACAAAAATGATGTGTAAGGATTTGAGGTAGTTGTAGAGTTCCATTTATTTTGATTTCAAGTTTAAGGTTTGAAGTTACTATAGCAACTTCAAACCTTGAACAAATTTAAACTTTCTTGAATTCTTTAATCCAATTGGCTACGACACCACACCATTCATCTTCATCATTCATACAAGGGATAGCCATAAATTCTTCTCCACCATGATGTAGGAACTGTTCATTGGCTTCCATAGCAATTTCTTCTAGCGTTTCTAAACAGTCAGCTACAAAAGCTGGGGTTACAACCGCTAGTTTTTTAATTCCTTGTTCAGGCATTTTATTGATTTCTACATCGGTGTAAGGAGTAAGCCATTTGTCTCCTGCCAAACGAGATTGGAAGGTTTGGCTGTATTTGCCTTCTGGAATACCTAATAATTTTACTACTTGCTTGGTCGTTTCATAACATTGATGACGGTAGCAAAACTCGTGTGCAGGCGAAGGCGTGTTACAGCAAGAACCATCAATTTTACAATGAGAATTCGTTACATCGGTTTTGCGAATGTGACGTTTTGGAATTCCGTGATAGGAGAATAATAAATGGTCATATTCAAATCCTTCCAAATGCTTTTTGATAGAATTAGAAAGTGCTTGAATATAATCGGGTTTATTGTAGAATGCAGGAACATTCGTAAATGTCATTTCTGGGAAATACTTTTGACGTAATTCTTCAGCCAAAACAACAATAGTAGTTGTTGAGGCCATAGCGTGTTGCGGATACAAAGGCAAAAGCATTACTTCAGTTACACCTTGGTCT harbors:
- a CDS encoding enoyl-CoA hydratase/isomerase family protein, which encodes MNYENILIELENNIAILTINRPSKLNALNIDTINDLHKAIKTLGKNKEIQVILITGSGEKAFVAGADISEFAHFTIAEGAQLASEGQEKLFDLIENLKTPVIAAINGFALGGGLELAMSCHFRVASDNAKMGLPEVSLGVIPGYGGTQRLPQLIGKGRAMELIMTASMIDAETAKNYGLVNHVVPQAELLDFTKGIAQKIMKNSPFAIGRAIKAINANYKDGKNGFETEIKNFGKCFGTADFKEGTTAFLEKRKANFTGK
- a CDS encoding PAS domain-containing sensor histidine kinase, whose amino-acid sequence is MLNNFNISMLSLRTRIFLSMIVVIVVSSVLLASISILQFKSEARDYHQERLERKETAIKEHINYVLSTTTYPLTPKNLDLIFKDKIHELSQIHNIEINVYSLDGHLLKSSKESFSIDKMAPPIPKYILKLVRSSIDKRFVDIKTVDGVKNRSSYSQIKDDKFKPLGVLNLPYVEDDSFYQKELNSFLIRLGQVYSFMLIVAFALAYFLATYITKSLKTIADKMSETNIEQKNEKIVLDANSREINLLIRSYNEMVDKLEKSALKLAQSEREEAWREMAKQVAHEIKNPLTPMRLTVQSFQRKFDPTTPDVKQKLNEYSETLIQQIDIMSAVASAFSNFASMPAQQNETLNVVEVVELALDIFNEDYIVFESQYPSIISSMDRSQLIRVITNLVKNAIQAIPENQEEKAIKVVVKREHNQVIILVQDNGVGIAEQTVPKIFEPKFTTKTSGMGLGLGIIKNIIENYNGTITFDTQLGKGTTFKVTLPIIQL
- a CDS encoding CopD family protein, whose amino-acid sequence is MELYNYLKSLHIIFVVTWFAGLFYIVRLFVYQIEAADKPSPEKEILQKQYNLMAYRLWYIITWPSAIITFFVAFWLLLFTDLGKSWLQMPWMHVKLGFVFLLYLYHFKCHQIFNQLQRNEVKYTTNYMRIWNEGATLILFAVVFLVVLKNAFNWVYGVIGIFLFSIIIMLGFRFYKRIRERK
- the hemH gene encoding ferrochelatase, which encodes MKGVLLVNLGSPESPTPKDVKPYLDEFLMDKYVIDVPYLLRALLVRGIILQTRPKKSAEAYSRIWTSEGSPLIVISKKMHQKVKQLVDIPVALAMRYGTMTIQKGLQELKDQGVTEVMLLPLYPQHAMASTTTIVVLAEELRQKYFPEMTFTNVPAFYNKPDYIQALSNSIKKHLEGFEYDHLLFSYHGIPKRHIRKTDVTNSHCKIDGSCCNTPSPAHEFCYRHQCYETTKQVVKLLGIPEGKYSQTFQSRLAGDKWLTPYTDVEINKMPEQGIKKLAVVTPAFVADCLETLEEIAMEANEQFLHHGGEEFMAIPCMNDEDEWCGVVANWIKEFKKV